The genomic stretch GGCCCTGTTCAACGCCAGCCGCCTGCACGACCGCGCCGTCGCCGTGCACGCCCTGAGCGGCATGCTCGCCGCGTCACGCGGCCTGCACCGCTTCCGGGACGCGCAGCGCCGCCACCACTGGGACGCCCCCGCCCTGCCCGGCGACTCCGCCCTGACCACCCTGGACGGCGCACACGTCGTCCTGTGGGGCTACGGGCACATCGGCCGCCACCTCGAAGAACACCTGGCCTCCCACGGCGCGCACGTGCACGGCATCCGCAGCACCACGCCTACAGAAGAACGCGACGAGATGCTCGCGCAGGCGGACTGGGTCGTGCTGCTGCTGCCCAGCACCCCGGACACGCGCGGCATCGTGAACGCCGCCACCCTGCGCGGCCTGAAACGCGGCGCGTGGCTCGTGAATGTCGGCCGCGGGAACCTCGCCGTCACGGACGACCTCCTGGCCGCGCTGGACAGCGGGCAACTGGGCGGCGCGGTCCTCGACGTCACCGACCCCGAACCCCTCCCCACAGAGCACCCGCTGTGGGAGCAGCCGAACGTGATCCTCACGCCGCACATCGCCAGCACCACCACCGACCTCGTCACGCGCGGCGCGCACCTCACCCGCGACTTCCTGATCGACCTGCAACAGGGCCACGAACCCGACGGACG from Deinococcus soli (ex Cha et al. 2016) encodes the following:
- a CDS encoding NAD(P)-dependent oxidoreductase, producing MRVLLPDLPEFRALSQHDEHGVPGVTFDHYRRGHVPDGEADGVVLWLTDAATRTALLATPGVKWVLTLTAGIEHVQAHLPPGAALFNASRLHDRAVAVHALSGMLAASRGLHRFRDAQRRHHWDAPALPGDSALTTLDGAHVVLWGYGHIGRHLEEHLASHGAHVHGIRSTTPTEERDEMLAQADWVVLLLPSTPDTRGIVNAATLRGLKRGAWLVNVGRGNLAVTDDLLAALDSGQLGGAVLDVTDPEPLPTEHPLWEQPNVILTPHIASTTTDLVTRGAHLTRDFLIDLQQGHEPDGRVTAGRTY